Proteins encoded together in one Rossellomorea sp. y25 window:
- a CDS encoding aspartyl-phosphate phosphatase Spo0E family protein — protein sequence MSKKELLERIEKQRAQLIDIVAENGLTSPQAIQFSQELDRLLNSYNSLYIKKRSPQMS from the coding sequence GTGTCTAAAAAAGAGCTTCTCGAACGAATTGAAAAACAGCGTGCTCAATTAATCGATATTGTTGCTGAAAATGGACTCACGTCACCTCAAGCTATTCAATTTAGTCAGGAACTTGATCGTCTGTTAAATAGCTACAACTCCTTATACATAAAAAAACGCTCCCCTCAAATGAGCTAA
- a CDS encoding ABC transporter transmembrane domain-containing protein, translating to MDTIPTLTAKEQRNIFFRLLKYTKPHKKTIFYAFSLLLLTTIGDVFGPIIIKVFIDDYLTPREFPYGPLIGLSATYLFIQIGNVLISYFQLLKFQEIALKIIQQLRVDVFSKVQGLGMKYFDKTPAGSIVSRVTNDTEAIKDMFVSVLVSFIQGAFLLTGIFIAMFALNSQLAIFCLFILPVIFMIMKLYRKFSAIFYQDMRERLSQLNAKLSESLQGMSIIQVFRQEKRLREEFGDINKKHYLAGMKNIKVDGLLLRPAIDLVYVAALIVVLSYFGVTSLNQPIEIGVLYAFVNYLDRFFEPVNQIMMRLSMFQQAIIASSRVFTLLDEEELSPVQNLKNRSKETISEGEITFDNVSFSYDGQREVLKNISFTARPGETVALVGHTGSGKSSIINLLMRFYEFERGNILIDGQNIKSYSLEELRGKMGLVLQDPFLFFGTIRDNIKLHCEAMSDKEVEEAATFVQANTFIGKLPGAYGHPVVERGSTLSSGQRQLIAFARTIATRPKILVLDEATANIDTETEEAIQGALSRMRKGRTTIAIAHRLSTIQDADLILVLHQGEIVERGSHQELLVQKGIYHKMYLLQNGLVDGMEDAISGS from the coding sequence ATGGATACTATACCGACTTTAACAGCCAAGGAGCAGAGGAACATATTTTTTCGTCTATTGAAATATACAAAGCCTCACAAAAAAACAATATTTTATGCATTTTCATTACTGTTGTTGACCACGATCGGTGATGTCTTTGGACCGATCATTATTAAGGTGTTTATAGACGATTATTTAACTCCAAGAGAGTTTCCATATGGACCGCTTATAGGGCTCTCAGCAACTTATTTATTCATTCAGATTGGAAATGTGTTGATCTCCTACTTTCAATTACTGAAGTTTCAGGAAATAGCCCTGAAGATCATTCAGCAACTGCGTGTGGATGTTTTTTCGAAGGTTCAAGGTTTAGGTATGAAGTATTTTGATAAGACCCCGGCGGGAAGTATTGTCTCCCGTGTTACGAATGATACGGAAGCGATTAAAGATATGTTTGTGAGCGTGTTAGTATCCTTCATTCAAGGAGCATTCTTATTAACGGGTATCTTTATTGCCATGTTTGCACTCAATAGCCAGTTGGCCATCTTCTGTTTATTCATCTTGCCAGTCATTTTTATGATAATGAAGCTATATCGCAAATTTAGTGCCATCTTCTATCAGGATATGCGTGAGAGATTAAGTCAGCTTAATGCAAAGCTTAGTGAGTCACTCCAGGGGATGTCCATCATTCAAGTGTTCAGGCAGGAAAAAAGACTAAGAGAAGAATTCGGAGATATTAATAAAAAACATTATTTGGCAGGCATGAAGAATATTAAAGTGGATGGATTATTATTAAGGCCCGCCATTGATCTGGTTTATGTGGCTGCCTTGATTGTTGTGCTAAGTTATTTTGGCGTAACCTCATTGAATCAGCCTATCGAAATAGGGGTTTTATATGCCTTTGTTAATTATCTGGACAGATTTTTTGAGCCAGTCAATCAAATCATGATGAGGCTTTCCATGTTTCAACAGGCAATCATTGCGTCTTCCCGTGTTTTTACGCTGCTGGATGAGGAAGAGCTTTCCCCTGTACAGAATTTGAAGAATCGTTCAAAAGAAACAATCAGTGAAGGGGAAATAACATTTGACAATGTTTCATTCTCTTATGATGGGCAGAGAGAGGTTCTTAAGAATATTTCATTTACTGCAAGACCTGGTGAAACGGTCGCTCTGGTCGGACATACAGGAAGCGGGAAGAGCTCAATCATCAATTTACTCATGAGGTTCTATGAATTCGAACGTGGCAATATTCTCATAGACGGTCAAAACATTAAATCTTATTCATTAGAAGAGCTTCGTGGAAAAATGGGGCTTGTCCTACAGGATCCATTTCTCTTCTTCGGAACGATCAGGGATAATATTAAGCTTCACTGTGAAGCGATGTCGGATAAAGAAGTGGAGGAAGCTGCCACATTCGTTCAAGCCAATACCTTTATTGGAAAACTACCGGGAGCATATGGGCATCCAGTGGTTGAGAGGGGGTCGACGCTTTCGAGTGGACAAAGACAATTAATCGCTTTTGCGCGTACCATTGCGACCAGACCTAAAATTCTAGTACTGGATGAAGCAACCGCCAATATTGATACGGAAACGGAGGAAGCCATTCAAGGAGCATTATCAAGGATGAGAAAGGGAAGAACAACGATTGCCATTGCCCACAGGCTTTCTACCATTCAAGATGCAGACCTGATCCTGGTCCTTCATCAAGGGGAGATTGTAGAGAGAGGAAGTCATCAGGAATTACTTGTTCAAAAAGGCATTTATCATAAAATGTATCTTCTTCAAAATGGTCTGGTAGATGGTATGGAAGATGCCATATCGGGCTCTTGA